One segment of Macrotis lagotis isolate mMagLag1 chromosome 1, bilby.v1.9.chrom.fasta, whole genome shotgun sequence DNA contains the following:
- the LOC141510271 gene encoding leukocyte immunoglobulin-like receptor subfamily B member 2 translates to MDLTDTFPRPTLWAVPSPVIPQGADVTLRCQGRLGSDRIQLWVDGELKEERNASWEPTEFILQNVSALRDARSYCCRSRQKSLWSELSDPLNLVVMTGKFPKPTLGVQPGLMMPQGSNITLWCSRPKLSALGEVTFILWKVGTQESLQHQTSTDLWTSFLLPSVRPEDTGNYSCNYWERIHSFRGSEPSDVLELVVLGESVWRRWAQNNRV, encoded by the exons atACTTTTCCAAGGCCCACCCTCTGGGCTGTCCCAAGTCCTGTGATCCCCCAGGGAGCAGATGTGACTCTCAGGTGCCAGGGCCGACTGGGGTCTGACAGAATCCAGCTATGGGTGGATGGAGAGCTCAAAGAGGAGAGAAATGCATCCTGGGAGCCGACAGAGTTTATTCTCCAGAATGTGAGTGCCTTGAGAGATGCAAGAAGCTACTGCTGCCGTTCCAGACAGAAGTCCTTGTGGTCAGAGCTCAGTGATCCCCTGAATCTGGTGGTGATGACAG GGAAATTCCCCAAGCCCACTCTTGGGGTCCAACCTGGTCTCATGATGCCCCAAGGATCCAACATCACTCTCTGGTGCTCAAGGCCCAAGTTGTCTGCCCTTGGAGAGGTGACTTTCATTCTGTGGAAGGTTGGGACCCAGGAGTCCTTACAGCACCAGACCTCAACAGATCTCTGGACCAGTTTCCTCCTCCCATCTGTGAGACCTGAGGACACTGGGAACTACAGCTGTAATTACTGGGAAAGGATACACTCTTTTAGAGGATCCGAGCCCAGTGATGTCCTGGAGCTGGTGGTTCTAGGTGAGAGTGTGTGGAGGAGGTGGGCCCAGAATAACCGAGTTTGA